From a region of the Plodia interpunctella isolate USDA-ARS_2022_Savannah chromosome 13, ilPloInte3.2, whole genome shotgun sequence genome:
- the LOC128674740 gene encoding SREBP regulating gene protein isoform X1, whose product MFLCLYCSVNVYSIYYSCKSEKNTVYTMWYAALIRFIRRRLVLGIIFASSLTYCIVSFLREGSNRNIMYQDISIERKPFVWRTLQEHNDTNDGIMCRNSVQGKMLLVDDRGYVCQRTDVMKNGCCDPDSDHTSRYSCQTCKENNCCVIYEYCVACCLDPSKRDMLEMVLSKLSAEENVLFRSLTDDYELCLTKCRTSSHSVLHENSYKDPANKHCFGDERPRSRTPD is encoded by the exons atgttcCTATGTCTCTATTGTTCCGTAAATGTCTACAGTATTTACTATTCTTGTAAAtcggaaaaaaatactgtttacaCAATGTGGTATGCTGCCCTGATACGGTTTATTAGGAGACGATTAGTGTTGGGAATTATTTTTGCTTCTTCGTTAACATACTGCATTGTCAGCTTTCTACGAGAG GGTAGCAATCGCAACATTATGTATCAGGATATATCAATAGAAAGAAAGCCATTTGTATGGAGGACCCTTCAGGAACACAATGATACCAATGATGGTATTATGTGTAGGAATTCAGTGCAAGGGAAAATGCTTTTAGTTGATGACAGAG GTTATGTGTGCCAGAGGACTGATGTTATGAAAAATGGATGTTGTGACCCAGACTCTGATCATACAAGCAGATACAGCTGTCAGACATGCAAGGAAAACAATTGCTGTGTGATCTACGAGTACTGTGTTGCATGTTGCTTGGATCCCAGTAAG AGAGACATGCTCGAAATGGTGCTGTCGAAGTTGTCTGCAGAGGAGAACGTATTGTTCCGATCACTGACGGACGACTACGAACTGTGCTTAACAAAATGCCGTACGAGTTCCCACAGCGTGCTGCACGAGAATTCCTACAAAGACCCAGCGAATAAACACTGCTTCGGCGATGAACGGCCGAGATCGAGAACACCGGATTAA
- the LOC128674740 gene encoding SREBP regulating gene protein isoform X2, producing the protein MIDINKGSNRNIMYQDISIERKPFVWRTLQEHNDTNDGIMCRNSVQGKMLLVDDRGYVCQRTDVMKNGCCDPDSDHTSRYSCQTCKENNCCVIYEYCVACCLDPSKRDMLEMVLSKLSAEENVLFRSLTDDYELCLTKCRTSSHSVLHENSYKDPANKHCFGDERPRSRTPD; encoded by the exons ATGATTGATATTAACAAG GGTAGCAATCGCAACATTATGTATCAGGATATATCAATAGAAAGAAAGCCATTTGTATGGAGGACCCTTCAGGAACACAATGATACCAATGATGGTATTATGTGTAGGAATTCAGTGCAAGGGAAAATGCTTTTAGTTGATGACAGAG GTTATGTGTGCCAGAGGACTGATGTTATGAAAAATGGATGTTGTGACCCAGACTCTGATCATACAAGCAGATACAGCTGTCAGACATGCAAGGAAAACAATTGCTGTGTGATCTACGAGTACTGTGTTGCATGTTGCTTGGATCCCAGTAAG AGAGACATGCTCGAAATGGTGCTGTCGAAGTTGTCTGCAGAGGAGAACGTATTGTTCCGATCACTGACGGACGACTACGAACTGTGCTTAACAAAATGCCGTACGAGTTCCCACAGCGTGCTGCACGAGAATTCCTACAAAGACCCAGCGAATAAACACTGCTTCGGCGATGAACGGCCGAGATCGAGAACACCGGATTAA
- the LOC128674739 gene encoding uncharacterized protein LOC128674739, which yields MESSNILNRMASYDFKAPIDIIWFDEENSNEVINIDLTSSPDSNEKEIVLLNTEARNDNVGQTQISEKSSEKLFNVSKKNNKRKQTTDRSNTSKNRKQKKVSNISHEYVTEELKTISKYLTLIIESYNHYLSVLKNKKYTYDYVSQSKISFLITKQHFFNAAYNYVVSYILPNETNQSFTELLLNYTSNIVIERIKTDYYLSIRELYFEMIQWVKLRQFKMLNNSIDKSILRKHLNDPSKISSAKDIAMNVQQLYSSNTNPNKLCIFSSGPIGSEISINIDKSLIPNQNQIPNHNKEPVRNSVELEHNQVIQHHNELPLNRNLSFHNINFPNTISEAQQNVRESESRLQQYQPYVVNENNGISQNAYFNYYHTTNNYQSNNFTGNNIMHRTAELPPKVVRNQYGNLRSFRRENVYTQTPGQDMLRPPPYSSLIADYRNQIELINQAPVVQSDMSSGPDLTRSSVSTDSGFISPIGSKTCSNAIEDIVNQLLELENSIQPTKSPATKITCHVCHAKSTLMCAACFKTNYCSTQCQRVDWENHRLICR from the exons ATGGAatcaa gcaatattttaaatcgtaTGGCCTCATATGATTTTAAGGCACCCATAGATATTATTTGGTTTGATGAAGAAAATTCCAATGAAGTTATTAACATTGATTTAACATCTTCACCGGATTCTAATGAGAAAGAAATCGTGTTATTAAATACGGAAGCTAGAAATGACAACGTTGGCCAAACACAAATAAGTGAAAAGTCATCCGAAAAACTATTTAACGTTTCaaaaaagaataacaaaaGGAAACAAACGACTGATCGTAGCAATACTTCAAAAAATCGGAAACAGAAGAAAGTCTCTAACATCAGTCATGAATATGTTACTGAGGAATTGAAAACTATATCAAAATACCTAACCCTAATTATTGAATCATATAACCATTATTTATCCGTcctcaaaaacaaaaaatacacatatgaTTATGTATCtcaatcaaaaataagttttttgatAACCAAACAACACTTTTTCAACGCAGCTTATAATTACGTTGTCAGCTATATTTTGCCAAATGAAACAAACCAGTCCTTCACTGAATTACTATTAAACTACACTAGCAATATAGTAATTGAAAGAATCAAAACTGActattatttaagtatcagagaattgtattttgaaatgattCAATGGGTAAAGTTAagacaatttaaaatgttgaataatAGCAtagataaatcaatattaagaAAACATTTGAATGATCCATCGAAAATATCATCAGCTAAGGATATTGCAATGAATGTTCAACAATTATATTCATCTAATACAAACCCaaacaaattatgtattttttcttctgGGCCCATTGGAAgtgaaataagtataaatattgataaatctttaataccaaatcaaaatcaaataccGAATCATAATAAAGAGCCAGTGCGAAATTCCGTTGAATTAGAACATAATCAAGTGATTCAGCACCATAATGAATTGCCATTAAATAGAAACCTTTCATttcataacataaattttccGAATACCATTTCTGAAGCTCAACAAAATGTTCGGGAATCTGAAAGCAGGTTACAACAATATCAACCATATGttgtgaatgaaaataatggaATTAGCCAAAACgcatatttcaattattaccATACTACGAACAATTATCAAAGTAATAACTTCActggaaataatataatgcacAGAACTGCCGAATTACCTCCCAAAGTAGTTCGAAATCAATATGGAAATTTACGATCATTTAGAAGAGAAAATGTTTACACACAAACACCTGGACAAGACATGCTTAGACCACCACCGTATAGTTCACTGATAGCGGATTATCGAAATCAGATAGAACTCATTAACCAGGCTCCTGTCGTGCAGTCAGATATGTCAAGCGGCCCTGACCTCACAAGATCATCTGTTTCTACGGATAGTGGATTTATTAGCCCAATTGGATCAAAAACTTGTAGTAACGCTATAGAAGATATCGTG AATCAGTTACTCGAACTGGAGAATAGTATTCAACCGACCAAATCACCAGCTACCAAGATAACTTGCCATGTatgtcacgcaaaatctacattAATGTGCGCGGCATGTTTCAAAACGAATTATTGTAGCACTCAATGCCAG AGGGTAGATTGGGAGAATCATCGACTGATATGTCGTTGA